The following proteins come from a genomic window of Ammospiza nelsoni isolate bAmmNel1 chromosome 6, bAmmNel1.pri, whole genome shotgun sequence:
- the GSKIP gene encoding GSK3B-interacting protein, producing the protein METDCNPMELANNTGFEEDSDYRDFEGTDVKDMRLEAEAVVNDVLFAVSNMFVSKTLPCAEDVAYINVETRERNRYCLELTEAGLRVVAYDFDQTDDRLQTPYHETVYSLLDSLSPAYREVFGNALLQRLEALKKESQS; encoded by the exons ATGGAGACTGATTGCAATCCTATGGAGTTGGCCAATAATACAGGGTTTGAAGAAGATTCTGATTATAGAGACTTCGAAGGAACAGACGTGAAAGATATGAGACTAGAAGCCGAAGCTGTTGTAAATGATGTTTTGTTTGCTGTCAGTAACATGTTTGTGTCAAAAACCCTTCCCTGTGCAGAGGATGTGGCATACATCAATGTGGAAACCAGGGAAAGGAACAGATACTGTCTGGAGCTCACTGAAGCGGGACTTAGG GTAGTAGCTTATGATTTTGATCAGACTGATGATAGACTGCAAACTCCATATCATGAAACTGTCTACTCCTTGTTGGACTCTCTCAGCCCTGCATATCGAGAGGTGTTTGGAAATGCATTACTACAAAGACTAGAAGCTTTGAAGAAAGAAAGTCAGTCATGA